From a single Lates calcarifer isolate ASB-BC8 linkage group LG12, TLL_Latcal_v3, whole genome shotgun sequence genomic region:
- the chchd4a gene encoding mitochondrial intermembrane space import and assembly protein 40, with protein sequence MSYCRQEGKDRIIFVTKEDHETPSNAELIADDPNDPYEEQGLILPNGDINWNCPCLGGMASGPCGSQFKEAFSCFHYSKEEVKGSECIDYFRNMQECMQRYPELYPQEEDKDSSTQAESDTGSASAAPTEGSALSPETDATPSTSDVSSDSVSPTDSQTAS encoded by the exons ATGTCGTACTGCAGGCAAGAGG GTAAAGATCGCATCATCTTTGTGACCAAGGAAGATCACGAGACGCCCAGCAACGCTGAGCTGATTGCAGATGACCCCAACGATCCGTATGAAGAGCAAG GCCTGATCTTGCCAAATGGAGACATCAACTGGAACTGCCCGTGCCTGGGTGGCATGGCCAGTGGACCATGTGGCTCTCAGTTCAAAGAGGCCTTTTCCTGCTTCCACTACAGCAAAGAAGAGGTGAAGGGCTCTGAGTGCATCGACTACTTCCGTAACATGCAAGAATGCATGCAGAGGTACCCTGAGCTCTACCCTCAGGAGGAAGATAAAGATAGCTCCACCCAAGCAGAGTCTGACACTGgttctgcctctgctgctccgACTGAGGGCTCTGCCTTATCCCCCGAAACTGACGCTACCCCATCCACATCAGATGTCTCATCTGACAGCGTATCGCCTACAGACAGCCAGACTGCCAGCTAA
- the si:dkey-202e22.2 gene encoding netrin-4 isoform X1 translates to MSQTQKETRMRVSSMLGKGRHQMLVSLCWLILVVTQSGAVSRCVDHACSPPIGNLASGRILTTLSGCCGNSFLHHHLPVTPHLHLDIHPPAHMTDDPFLNPETWWASGAGAATQDEIRLDLETQFCLSHVVLVFRSPRPAAMAIERSADFGKTWEALKLFANNCSSEFGLSDDFSQPGSLCTSRYTSATPCTGGEVILRTLDPNGAKTLDPYSPDALAHLTLTNLRIRLLKAQTCSTPLNPPTGQTSPTASALTSSSTTENTASAPYAIYTLLARGTCLCHGHAEYCIPHNGSQDTRQDSNMVFGRCLCTHHTAGDHCEKCAPLYNDRTWRPANGSSGEPNPCQKCECHGHADSCHFSQRAWLSSGGTSGGVCDDCRHNTVGRRCQRCRHGYCRHPSLPLNSPHACTRCWCDPRGSLPPRHGEEGPWCHPRSGQCHCKSGVGGTSCSHCLPGYWGFGEEGCKPCVCPHSCDPTTGHCLHSYTNNQVFNVPIGGKIPDLDHMFPIEEEVQWSKELAVSALHYTGKCSCKEKKLRSASDLCKTKHDYVIKASVLSAHDKGSHAEVQVKVRKVLRSGQVALNLGTISIYPLSWTSRGCTCPILNPGMEYLLAGPEEAGTGRLLVTMQSVVVPWTPRLGLLISEGLRNGCP, encoded by the exons ATGTcgcaaacacaaaaagaaacaaggatGAGAGTGTCTAGTATGCTTGGGAAAGGTCGACATCAGATGCTGGTGTCGCTGTGTTGGCTGATTTTGGTTGTGACGCAGAGCGGAGCAG TTTCCAGATGTGTGGACCATGCCTGTAGTCCACCCATAGGGAACCTGGCCAGCGGCAGGATCCTCACCACCCTCTCAGGCTGCTGTGGAAACAGCTTCCTCCACCATCATCTTCCTGTGACCCCTCACCTCCACCTGGACATTCACCCGCCTGCTCACATGACTGACGACCCTTTCTTGAATCCAGAGACCTGGTGGGCATCGGGTGCCGGTGCCGCCACGCAGGACGAGATCCGGTTGGATCTGGAAACGCAGTTCTGTCTGTCCCATGTGGTTCTGGTGTTCAGGTCGCCCCGGCCTGCTGCCATGGCCATTGAACGTTCAGCTGATTTTGGGAAGACCTGGGAGGCTCTTAAGCTTTTTGCGAACAATTGCAGCTCAGAGTTTGGTTTGTCTGACGATTTTAGTCAACCAGGCTCTTTGTGTACATCTCGTTACACCAGCGCTACACCCTGCACTGGTGGTGAG GTGATATTACGGACACTAGACCCCAACGGTGCTAAAACATTAGACCCTTACAGTCCAGACGCCCTCGCCCACCTCACCCTCACTAACCTCCGCATCAGGCTGCTAAAAGCTCAGACCTGTTCCACACCTCTGAACCCCCCAACAGGACAGACAAGCCCCACAGCATCAGCTCTGACCTCCTCATCcactacagaaaacacagcctcAGCACCTTATGCTATTTATACTTTGCTGGCCAGGGGGACCTGCCTGTGCCACGGACATGCTGAGTATTGTATACCACACAATGGCAGCCAAGACACAAGACAGGACAGTAACATG GTGTTTGGTAGGTGTCTATGTACTCACCACACAGCAGGGGATCACTGTGAGAAGTGTGCCCCGCTCTACAATGATCGCACCTGGAGGCCCGCCAACGGCAGCAGCGGGGAGCCGAATCCGTGCCAGA AGTGCGAGTGCCACGGTCACGCAGACAGCTGTCACTTCTCCCAGCGGGCATGGCTGTCATCCGGTGGCACCAGTGGGGGGGTTTGCGACGACTGCCGACACAACACTGTCGGGCGTAGGTGTCAGCGCTGTCGCCACGGCTACTGCCGCCACCCGTCCCTGCCCCTAAACTCCCCCCACGCCTGCACAC GCTGCTGGTGTGATCCACGGGGCTCTTTGCCTCCCCGTCACGGAGAGGAAGGACCCTGGTGCCATCCTCGGAGTGGGCAGTGCCACTGTAAATCAGGTGTAGGGGGCACGAGCTGCAGCCATTGCCTGCCTGGCTACTGGGGCTTTGGAGAGGAGGGCTGTAAACCCTGTGTCTGCCCTCACAGCTGTGATCCAACCACTGGGCACTGTCTGCACAG CTATACAAATAATCAGGTGTTCAATGTGCCTATCGGTGGGAAAATCCCTGATCTGGATCACATGTTTCCAATTGAGGAAGAGGTACAGTGGTCAAAGGAGCTTGCAGTCTCTGCTCTGCATTATACAG GAAAGTGCAGCTGTAAGGAGAAGAAGCTGAGAAGTGCATCTGACCTCTGTAAGACTAAACATGACTATG TGATCAAGGCCAGTGTGCTCTCTGCTCATGACAAAGGAAGCCATGCAGAAGTTCAGGTTAAAGTTCGAAAGGTGCTTCGATCAGGCCAGGTGGCACTAAACCTGGGGACAATCAGCATCTATCCTCTGTCCTGGACCAGCCGGGGCTGTACCTGTCCCATACTAAACCCAG GTATGGAGTACCTGCTTGCAGGCCCAGAAGAGGCTGGAACAGGCCGTTTGCTGGTCACCATGCAAAGTGTGGTAGTTCCCTGGACACCTCGGCTGGGTCTACTCATATCAGAGGGCCTGAGGAATGGATGTCCATGA
- the si:dkey-202e22.2 gene encoding netrin-4 isoform X2 has protein sequence MTDDPFLNPETWWASGAGAATQDEIRLDLETQFCLSHVVLVFRSPRPAAMAIERSADFGKTWEALKLFANNCSSEFGLSDDFSQPGSLCTSRYTSATPCTGGEVILRTLDPNGAKTLDPYSPDALAHLTLTNLRIRLLKAQTCSTPLNPPTGQTSPTASALTSSSTTENTASAPYAIYTLLARGTCLCHGHAEYCIPHNGSQDTRQDSNMVFGRCLCTHHTAGDHCEKCAPLYNDRTWRPANGSSGEPNPCQKCECHGHADSCHFSQRAWLSSGGTSGGVCDDCRHNTVGRRCQRCRHGYCRHPSLPLNSPHACTRCWCDPRGSLPPRHGEEGPWCHPRSGQCHCKSGVGGTSCSHCLPGYWGFGEEGCKPCVCPHSCDPTTGHCLHSYTNNQVFNVPIGGKIPDLDHMFPIEEEVQWSKELAVSALHYTGKCSCKEKKLRSASDLCKTKHDYVIKASVLSAHDKGSHAEVQVKVRKVLRSGQVALNLGTISIYPLSWTSRGCTCPILNPGMEYLLAGPEEAGTGRLLVTMQSVVVPWTPRLGLLISEGLRNGCP, from the exons ATGACTGACGACCCTTTCTTGAATCCAGAGACCTGGTGGGCATCGGGTGCCGGTGCCGCCACGCAGGACGAGATCCGGTTGGATCTGGAAACGCAGTTCTGTCTGTCCCATGTGGTTCTGGTGTTCAGGTCGCCCCGGCCTGCTGCCATGGCCATTGAACGTTCAGCTGATTTTGGGAAGACCTGGGAGGCTCTTAAGCTTTTTGCGAACAATTGCAGCTCAGAGTTTGGTTTGTCTGACGATTTTAGTCAACCAGGCTCTTTGTGTACATCTCGTTACACCAGCGCTACACCCTGCACTGGTGGTGAG GTGATATTACGGACACTAGACCCCAACGGTGCTAAAACATTAGACCCTTACAGTCCAGACGCCCTCGCCCACCTCACCCTCACTAACCTCCGCATCAGGCTGCTAAAAGCTCAGACCTGTTCCACACCTCTGAACCCCCCAACAGGACAGACAAGCCCCACAGCATCAGCTCTGACCTCCTCATCcactacagaaaacacagcctcAGCACCTTATGCTATTTATACTTTGCTGGCCAGGGGGACCTGCCTGTGCCACGGACATGCTGAGTATTGTATACCACACAATGGCAGCCAAGACACAAGACAGGACAGTAACATG GTGTTTGGTAGGTGTCTATGTACTCACCACACAGCAGGGGATCACTGTGAGAAGTGTGCCCCGCTCTACAATGATCGCACCTGGAGGCCCGCCAACGGCAGCAGCGGGGAGCCGAATCCGTGCCAGA AGTGCGAGTGCCACGGTCACGCAGACAGCTGTCACTTCTCCCAGCGGGCATGGCTGTCATCCGGTGGCACCAGTGGGGGGGTTTGCGACGACTGCCGACACAACACTGTCGGGCGTAGGTGTCAGCGCTGTCGCCACGGCTACTGCCGCCACCCGTCCCTGCCCCTAAACTCCCCCCACGCCTGCACAC GCTGCTGGTGTGATCCACGGGGCTCTTTGCCTCCCCGTCACGGAGAGGAAGGACCCTGGTGCCATCCTCGGAGTGGGCAGTGCCACTGTAAATCAGGTGTAGGGGGCACGAGCTGCAGCCATTGCCTGCCTGGCTACTGGGGCTTTGGAGAGGAGGGCTGTAAACCCTGTGTCTGCCCTCACAGCTGTGATCCAACCACTGGGCACTGTCTGCACAG CTATACAAATAATCAGGTGTTCAATGTGCCTATCGGTGGGAAAATCCCTGATCTGGATCACATGTTTCCAATTGAGGAAGAGGTACAGTGGTCAAAGGAGCTTGCAGTCTCTGCTCTGCATTATACAG GAAAGTGCAGCTGTAAGGAGAAGAAGCTGAGAAGTGCATCTGACCTCTGTAAGACTAAACATGACTATG TGATCAAGGCCAGTGTGCTCTCTGCTCATGACAAAGGAAGCCATGCAGAAGTTCAGGTTAAAGTTCGAAAGGTGCTTCGATCAGGCCAGGTGGCACTAAACCTGGGGACAATCAGCATCTATCCTCTGTCCTGGACCAGCCGGGGCTGTACCTGTCCCATACTAAACCCAG GTATGGAGTACCTGCTTGCAGGCCCAGAAGAGGCTGGAACAGGCCGTTTGCTGGTCACCATGCAAAGTGTGGTAGTTCCCTGGACACCTCGGCTGGGTCTACTCATATCAGAGGGCCTGAGGAATGGATGTCCATGA